In Phaseolus vulgaris cultivar G19833 chromosome 7, P. vulgaris v2.0, whole genome shotgun sequence, the genomic stretch TCTATCACTGTGTTGGGATTTGTGTTTGTGCTTGGACTTTGACCCTTTTAGTACTACTCATCACTTCCATTGGTTCtcccattttcttttccatggttTAGAAGGAAGCATCTAAAAGGAAATTCCAACCCAGAAATACTGTAGTACTTTTTTTGGGTATtcgttttgagtttggcagAATCATGATGGGTTATTCTTCAAGATTCTATCTTGTTTTGCTTTTGTCCATTTGTGGAGTGGTTTCTTTGGCTTCCCCCATTGAAGATCAGAAGAGAGATAGAATTACCCAGCTGCCAGGACAGCCAAAGAATGTTGGGTTTGCTCAGTATTCTGGTTATGTGACTGTGAATGAGCAAAGTGAGAGAGCACTGTTTTACTGGTTGGTGGAGGCACCAGTGAGTCGTGGACCAAGGTCAAGGCCACTAGTTTTGTGGCTCAATGGTGGACCTGGATGTTCCTCTATTGCTTATGGTGCATCTGAAGAAATTGGTCCTTTTCACATTAGGCCTGATGGCAGGTCGCTTTACTTGAATCCTTATGCTTGGAACAAGTGTAAGTGAAATTCACATTCCCATTGgttgtgttttttgtttttcacaaCGTATATCATATCTTTACGCCTTTTTATTTGGGGTACTGCAGTGGCAAATATACTGTTCCTTGATTCTCCTGCTGGTGTTGGTTTTTCATATTCGAATAAAACAGCAGATCTGTATACATTTGGTGACCAGAGAACAGGTAATGCATTATGTAGTTGTTGTGAAGGGAATGTACTTGTAGATGCAGGATTCACTCTTCGTAccagtttttttgtttttgttttagcAACAATGATTTGGTTTATGAATTGTGATTTTGACATGCTTACGTGCATCTGGGATCTGACTTTGCAGCTGAAGACGCATATGCTTTTCTTGTTAATTGGTTTGAAAGATTTCCTCAATATAAGCATAGAGAATTCTACATTGCTGGAGAAAGTTATGCAGGTGATTCTATGTTTGATATGTCGGTTTTCTTACTACGGATTTTGTTCCACAGTTATGGATTAAATTTCTTGAACATATTTTTTCAGGTCATTATGTTCCTCAGTTGGCACAAATTGTTTACCAGAAAAATAAGGGAATCCAGAACCCAGTCATTAATTTTAAGGGATTTATGGTGAGACTGTACGATTCATGAAATGGTTGTacatttcttttatttgttaTGTTAACGGAGAATTGCCACTACCTTGTTACAATCacataattattttgtttttctctgtTTATCAGGTTGGTAATGCTGTTACTGATGATTATCATGATTATGTCGGCACATTTGAATATTGGTGGACCCATGGTTTGGTTTCAGATTCCACGTATAAGATGCTAAAAATTGCCTGCAATTTTGGGTCCTCTCAGCATCCATCAGTGCAGTGCATGCAGGCTCTAAGAGTTGCAACTGTGGAGCAGGGAAACATTGATCCATATAGCGTTTATACTCAGCCTTGTAATAACACAGCATCACTCAGACGCGGCTTGAAGGGTCGCTATGTAAGCTATTGCTGTCACTTATTCCATTTACTTATAAACATAATTTCTAATTGGAAGTCCTTTCACTGAATTATAGTTGTCAAACCAGAATAGAGTGCATTCAAGGAAAACTGCTGCAACTATGTTATTAGCATTGATTTCTAATGCTTATGATGCTTATTGAG encodes the following:
- the LOC137827882 gene encoding serine carboxypeptidase-like 27 is translated as MMGYSSRFYLVLLLSICGVVSLASPIEDQKRDRITQLPGQPKNVGFAQYSGYVTVNEQSERALFYWLVEAPVSRGPRSRPLVLWLNGGPGCSSIAYGASEEIGPFHIRPDGRSLYLNPYAWNKLANILFLDSPAGVGFSYSNKTADLYTFGDQRTAEDAYAFLVNWFERFPQYKHREFYIAGESYAGHYVPQLAQIVYQKNKGIQNPVINFKGFMVGNAVTDDYHDYVGTFEYWWTHGLVSDSTYKMLKIACNFGSSQHPSVQCMQALRVATVEQGNIDPYSVYTQPCNNTASLRRGLKGRYPWMSRAYDPCTERYSDSYFNRPEVQKAFHANVTGIPYEWKACSDIVGNYWTDSPLSMLPIYQELIRAGYRIWVYSGDTDAVVPVTATRYSIDALKLPTIINWYPWYDSGKVGGWSQVYKGLTMVTVRGAGHEVPLHRPREAFILFSSFLQNKSMPTS